The Paenibacillus pabuli DNA segment TCCGTAAGTCCAAGATCTTTTGGATTCGGCATCGTATTGCCTGGCTTCACGGATTGCGGATCATGGAGCCATTCTTTCATGTTATCCAGCACCGGATTGCCTTCTTCCTGTCCCTCACGCTGGTTCAGCAGGATACCTGCCACAGCTTCCTTGCCGCCGATTCCGGTTAGATTCGGCGCAACAGGTCCGCCCTGATCGCCAACTGCGTGGCAAGACAGACAGTTCGTTTTGAACTTTTCAGCAAGTTGTGTGTCTTCTGGCAGCACTGCCGGTGCTTTCATCTCATTGACCCATCTGTCAAAGGATTCCTGGCTGACTGCTTTTACTTTGAATTCCATAAAGGCATGCGACCTTCCGCATAATTCCGCGCATTTCCCGCGGTAAACGCCTTCATTTGGAGCTGAGAAGCTAAATTTGTTCACTGTTCCATCCGGGTTTGTGTCCATTTTGCCCGCAAGAGACGGCACCCAGAAGGAGTGAAGCACGTCTGCGGTTTTCAATTCGAATGCGATTTTTTTGCCGGTCGGGATGATAAGATCTTGAGAGGTGGTGACATCATATTGAGGATAAGTGAATTCCCACCAATACTGATGTGAGGTAACTTTGACCTGAATTGCATTTTTGTCCTTGGACAAATCTTCGCCTTGGGCAAAGATCGTCTGAACCGTCGGTACGGCCAGTACAATAACCAGCAATAGCGGAATGGCTGTCCAAATGACCTCTAGCTTGAAATTGCCTTCAACCTGTTCGGGAACTTCATTCTGCCCGGCACGCCTGCGAAACCGGATCAGCACATACGCAGCAATGGCAAATACAATGATGAGCACCACGATCATAATCGCAATGGACAGCTTCATCAGATCATATTGGCCTTGTGCCACAGGACCCTGAGGTTTCATTACCGACAAGTCTTCCCGCCCGCATGCGGATAGCAGTAAAGAGAACACCGCCAGCAAGGGGAGAATTCGCTTTGCAACCTGCCACTGTTTCATCATTGATCTACCCCACTTTTTTAACATTTTCGTAGATTACCGTTATCGCTCGAAGATTCAGCCCAATTATGTCGCTTCAGCCCGATACGTATAATCCTGTCCGTCATACAGAACGCTTACAAAAACAACGCTTCCAGAACCCCCTTCATTTCCTTCCAAGGGCATGTCTGCGCATTCTTCCAATTCATTCTATATGGTTCAATCACTTATTAAATATAAGTTGAGGGTATGATTTTGTCAATCTTTGGACACATGTTCACAAATTGTTCACTTATGTATAAAAACCGCACCACAACTTAGTTTGCAAACGATTTCAGTTATAAATGTAAACCTCTTAATTTGAAAATATTTGCCATATTTCGGTGATTTATCGTGGATTATTAGTGACTTTTCTCACATGAAAAACATGCAGTATTATGCAAAAAGATAAAGCTTTTCTCAGCTGCCTTTTTTCCAGCTTCTACAGGGCCAAATACTCCATTCTGTTCTCATACACATCAATGAGCTGGCTTAGACGCTTGACCCTGTAATTCAGCTTCTCTCCTAAACTACCAATTGTACACACCAAATTCCCCTGTCAGAGGACTTACGTTCCATCGGTTAGTATAAGCGGTCCATCCCGGGTTATCGCTATCGTATGTTCATACTGGACTCCCCAAGTTCCATCTACCGTCCTGACAGTCCATCCATCTTCATCCCAGAACACGGCTCCAGAACTACCTCTCGTAAATATGGGCTCAATTGTAATAACCATGCCTTCGGTGAGCATCATGCCCGTCCTGCGTTTACCATAAGGCAGTACATTGGGTGGTTCATGAATATACTGACCAATCCCATGACCGATGAGTGGCTTTACAATGCCATAGCGGTACAATCTCGCAGTCCGTTCAATGGCGTTACCGATATCCCCCAGCGTATTTCCTGGCACGGCTTGTGCTATAGCCCGATGGAGAGCCCTCTCCGTGCGTTTCATCAGCTTGCGAATAGATCTGCGTTGTTCTCCGATTCCGTAAGTCCATGCCGAGTCAGCAAGCCAGCCAT contains these protein-coding regions:
- the coxB gene encoding cytochrome c oxidase subunit II; amino-acid sequence: MMKQWQVAKRILPLLAVFSLLLSACGREDLSVMKPQGPVAQGQYDLMKLSIAIMIVVLIIVFAIAAYVLIRFRRRAGQNEVPEQVEGNFKLEVIWTAIPLLLVIVLAVPTVQTIFAQGEDLSKDKNAIQVKVTSHQYWWEFTYPQYDVTTSQDLIIPTGKKIAFELKTADVLHSFWVPSLAGKMDTNPDGTVNKFSFSAPNEGVYRGKCAELCGRSHAFMEFKVKAVSQESFDRWVNEMKAPAVLPEDTQLAEKFKTNCLSCHAVGDQGGPVAPNLTGIGGKEAVAGILLNQREGQEEGNPVLDNMKEWLHDPQSVKPGNTMPNPKDLGLTDEEIDGIAEYLANYKLDYE
- the map gene encoding type I methionyl aminopeptidase, with the translated sequence MHVDPILKTREEIDYMREAGRILRSCHEHIEQWLTPGITTGEIDRRVEAFLADRGATPEQKGYKGYPYATCASVNEVVCHGFPDDRELAAGDVVTIDMVVNKDGWLADSAWTYGIGEQRRSIRKLMKRTERALHRAIAQAVPGNTLGDIGNAIERTARLYRYGIVKPLIGHGIGQYIHEPPNVLPYGKRRTGMMLTEGMVITIEPIFTRGSSGAVFWDEDGWTVRTVDGTWGVQYEHTIAITRDGPLILTDGT